In Yarrowia lipolytica chromosome 1F, complete sequence, a genomic segment contains:
- a CDS encoding uncharacterized protein (Compare to YALI0F13519g, weakly similar to uniprot|P52593 Saccharomyces cerevisiae YML103c NUP188 nuclear pore protein, similar to Saccharomyces cerevisiae NUP188 (YML103C); ancestral locus Anc_8.821) → MASLWTYESVYYLLKSGRASEDQKQSLHTFLTANLKDLQTCCDPICDPTVLAAVRFEEDRKGNDVHKKAGETTKTKIEQIKKLKDTSINGSTVKVPEEAVKDAELVLNHLNVSVAEAVRVVMSFPFGTTDDAKRVRLYTNRILSERRFKVQVVSELFYMSSRLAKANGNLGDLPDEFARKIHTKGFSSHVLEQLVRNANLSTYCRREKEPLVAGKKYESATDILGLLRFASQRLQVEILKLAYNGYYFFDENPSAADVKQWFESLDNLPFLGEYSEAFCYSILISLVLLDLDQMFDVPSDLDDRVDPPETDEPIPDNVYFKDPATLTAVNNIIQEHMNEELWSPIVLAWSHVLQRVTFRQEETNDRALVPFIDQVSADCNGQSPYIVCTQLANQSLNRGVLAVTQSAYRGLAKSAEHTMVFMSLCRASFRLVPLTEAFAELVATVLGPYPGYCRYLLENTLKIRDAMLIALSRFPFDIEPFLYIMLAMDGETAFTEVYQMRTLMQQLLPGFKDYTFSETDTNIVTLTGGVPVFPEFVIPPGTSGTLVPGDNIPPLVMWATEFNGWAYLGKLLSQLSGRTAALIIKLMRKVISKVDAEVADELLRSASMWEEDIVEVIAKHLVDAYANQHIFVATESVKFFTALCRIQPDRIWPFLSRAGILAQNGRPGFAAMVLGSTEIVNGEYSLTLALLDLADTLVENAVASSIDSKVSAKVQSDVLHKLTRHYIDVFESCSYWKYVNKDQRVELMSKSVRMFQQTVHYAFAMDNVVPVLRASAEYILEGFLTSTGEDLGPQRPLLTCLDSTSVEWVNASLEFLTKIVEARTNLELAPSVLEKQLFLASPQLVELYQQFPFHKKVIDLMTALVDSSWVDCEQPSLLAHLGQFHSQLLLKSLIASMENNLETTETVIGICAFFGAVVDGSSRQDGLSILLVTEKDSLLEVLETKALESKDYSSRVFVHVIKAIALARNTWSTVTKTSKDRLTKLVGKMVEVVDSVPLQLPQEIRSPKKSSNKTVTVEAAYQRFSAAKAVQVIAQELFKDPETVGALIKSKWGSKMLKLTKSFSSIQLYRSSLHGNLIRNFHAKWNMELFQFRKKDPEYYGSSFVYDLEDMNAVFGPSLGEFESEIAEANLNLSLVNSETELSLAWGQLLVVAIDVKIAESLGDIVVALMEISLGGMIAPVFEGVYNARLEVIFHILKSPELKDVDVTEGLKLCWAILESTDVSFLSSLSGTSRLYKPVLRSISILVRKALENPEADMAQVLHGISDIVLAKGSYALANAIQYDVSHKGHSGETVDVDFLIEDLRIMVVLLRNLLSFENTCVPVSLAQFALKIQDTGSIRSLLSLYSYSQEIDPVFGELTLLFLLELLQNDQLSEQVVLNGLVGALTEAPISREIQKGSLHQGRLYYIWIRGILPIMLTVLVRLGGRISPEITMLLSFFQLQIETAIRNLMEPVTISLSFVDELQQIVVLLQVVPNDLKDTYKPIILDGIAYLQKHPKLLASLTTVGNTQEQQLHEDVNANGISKLVTKILDRLAEVATLGGEGIEEY, encoded by the exons ATGGCGTCTCTATGGACCTATGAGAGCGTGTACTACTTGCTCAAGAGTGGCCGTGCCTCCGAGGACCAGAAGCAGTCGCTTCACACGTTTTTGACCGCCAATCTCAAGGATCTCCAGACGTGTTGTGACCCCATTTGTGACCCAACGGTTCTGGCAGCGGTGCGGTTCGAGGAGGATCGCAAGGGCAATGACGTGCACAAAAAGGCTGGCGAGaccaccaagaccaagattgagcagatcaagaagctcaaggacacATCCATCAACGGATCCACCGTCAAGGTGCCCGAGGAGGCCGTCAAGGATGCAGAGCTGGTTCTCAACCACCTCAACGTGTCTGTGGCCGAGGCGGTGCGAGTCGTCATGTCGTTCCCCTTTGGCACCACCGACGATGCCAAACGGGTGCGGTTGTACACCAACCGGATTCTTAGCGAGCGACGTTTCAAGGTCCAGGTTGTGTCTGAGCTGTTCTACATGTCTTCTCGATTGGCCAAAGCAAACGGCAACCTGGGCGACCTCCCTGACGAGTTTGCTCGTAAAATCCACACCAAGGGCTTTTCCAGTCATGTTCTGGAACAACTTGTGCGAAACGCCAACctcagtacatactgtcgACGAGAGAAGGAGCCATTAGTGGCTGGAAAAAAGTACGAGAGTGCAACAGACATTCTCGGGCTATTGCGATTTGCT TCACAAAGACTCCAGGTGGAGATTCTGAAACTAGCATACAACGGATACTACTTTTTCGACGAGAATCCGTCTGCCGCTGACGTCAAGCAATGGTTCGAGAGCCTGGACAACCTACCGTTCCTGGGGGAGTACTCCGAGGCCTTCTGCTACTCGATTCTCATTTCTCTGGTTCTTCTCGACCTGGACCAGATGTTCGACGTTCCATCAGACCTCGATGACCGAGTCGATCCTCCGGAAACTGACGAGCCCATCCCCGACAACGTTTACTTTAAAGACCCTGCAACCCTGACTGCGGTCAATAACATCATTCAGGAACATATGAATGAGGAGCTCTGGAGCCCCATTGTTCTGGCATGGTCCCATGTGCTTCAGCGAGTCACATTCAGacaggaggagaccaaCGATCGGGCTCTGGTGCCCTTTATCGATCAGGTTTCGGCTGACTGCAACGGCCAGAGCCCCTACATTGTTTGCACACAACTGGCCAACCAGTCTCTCAACCGAGGAGTGTTGGCAGTAACACAGAGCGCGTACCGAGGACTGGCAAAGTCCGCAGAACACACCATGGTCTTCATGTCTCTTTGTCGAGCCAGTTTCCGTCTTGTTCCTTTGACGGAGGCGTTCGCAGAGCTCGTGGCTACAGTGCTGGGTCCCTATCCAGGATACTGTCGATACCTATTGGAGAACACACTCAAGATCAGAGATGCCATGCTAATTGCGCTATCTCGATTTCCCTTTGACATTGAGCCGTTTCTGTACATTATGCTGGCTATGGATGGAGAAACAGCCTTCACTGAGGTATACCAGATGCGAACTTTGATGCAGCAGCTGTTACCCGGATTCAAGGACTACACATTCTCTGAGACCGATACCAACATTGTCACATTGACGGGCGGAGTGCCTGTGTTCCCCGAGTTTGTCATTCCTCCTGGAACCTCCGGTACTCTTGTTCCCGGTGACAACATACCTCCTCTGGTCATGTGGGCAACGGAGTTCAACGGATGGGCGTACCTTGGTAAGCTTCTTTCTCAACTGAGTGGTCGAACGGCTGCTCTCATCATTAAGCTCATGCGAAAGGTGATTTCCAAAGTTGATGCTGAGGTTGCAgacgagctgctcagaAGTGCATCCATgtgggaggaggatatTGTAGAGGTGATTGCTAAGCACCTGGTGGACGCTTACGCCAACCAGCATATTTTTGTGGCTACCGAGAGTGTCAAGTTTTTCACAGCTCTGTGTCGAATTCAACCCGATCGAATCTGGCCCTTCCTTTCCCGAGCAGGAATTCTTGCTCAGAACGGACGGCCGGGATTTGCAGCCATGGTTCTTGGAAGCACAGAGATTGTCAATGGCGAGTACTCTTTGACTCTGGCATTGCTTGATTTGGCCGATACTCTTGTAGAGAACGCTGTGGCTTCTTCCATCGACTCCAAGGTGTCTGCCAAGGTGCAGAGCGATGTGCTGCACAAGCTTACACGACACTACATCGACGTGTTTGAGTCGTGCAGCTACTGGAAGTACGTCAACAAGGACCAGCGTGTGGAGCTCATGTCCAAGAGTGTGAGAATGTTCCAGCAGACTGTGCATTATGCCTTTGCCATGGATAATGTTGTGCCTGTACTTCGGGCTAGTGCAGAGTACATTCTGGAGGGATTCCTGACTTCCACGGGCGAGGACCTGGGTCCCCAGAGACCTCTGCTTACCTGTCTGGACTCTACTTCGGTGGAATGGGTCAATGCCTCTTTGGAGTTCCTTACCAAGATTGTGGAGGCCCGAACTAACCTCGAGCTGGCTCCTTCTGTGCTTGAGAAGCagctcttcttggccagtcCCCAACTCGTTGAGCTGTACCAGCAGTTCCCCTTTCACAAGAAGGTGATTGATCTGATGACTGCTCTTGTTGATTCCAGTTGGGTTGATTGTGAACAACCCTCTCTGTTGGCCCATCTGGGGCAGTTTCACTCCCAGTTGCTTCTCAAGTCGCTTATCGCGTCAATGGAGAATAATTTGGAGACCACAGAGACTGTTATTGGCATCTGTGCATTCTTTGGAGCTGTCGTTGACGGTTCTTCGCGTCAGGATGGTCTGTCTATTCTGCTGGTGACGGAGAAAGACTCTCTCTTGGAGGTGCTTGAGACCAAAGCTCTTGAATCCAAGGACTACTCGTCGAGAGTGTTTGTGCATGTCATCAAGGCCATTGCTCTTGCTCGAAACACCTGGTCCACCGTCACAAAGACTTCTAAGGATCGACTCACGAAACTGGTTGGAAAGATGGTCGAGGTTGTTGATTCTGTGCCTCTGCAGCTTCCGCAGGAGATCAGAAGTCCCAAAAAGTCGTCCAACAAGACGGTGACTGTCGAGGCTGCGTACCAGCGATTCTCCGCTGCCAAGGCTGTGCAGGTGATAGCTCAGGAGCTATTCAAGGACCCTGAGACTGTCGGAGCTCTGATCAAGTCCAAGTGGGGCTCTAAAATGCTCAAGCTCACCAAGTCCTTCTCTTCCATCCAGCTGTACAGATCTTCTCTTCATGGCAACCTCATTCGCAACTTTCACGCAAAGTGGAACATGGAGTTGTTCCAGTTCCGAAAGAAGGACCCCGAGTACTACGGATCCAGCTTTGTGTATGATCTGGAGGACATGAACGCCGTTTTTGGCCCTTCTCTGGGTGAGTTTGAGTCCGAGATTGCCGAGGCCAACCTCAATCTGTCTCTTGTCAACTCCGAGACGGAGCTGTCTCTTGCCTGGGGTCAGCTGCTTGTGGTGGCTATTGACGTCAAGATTGCCGAAAGCCTGGGAGACATTGTGGTTGCATTGATGGAGATTTCTCTGGGTGGTATGATTGCTCCCGTGTTCGAGGGCGTCTACAATGCTCGTCTGGAGGTCATTTTTCACATTCTCAAGTCTCCCGAGCTAAAGGACGTCGACGTCACGGAGGGTCTGAAGCTCTGCTGGGCCATTCTTGAGTCCACTGACGTTTCTTTCttgtcttctctttctGGCACTTCACGACTCTATAAGCCTGTTTTGAGAAGCATTAGCATCCTTGTTCGAAAGGCTCTCGAGAACCCTGAGGCAGATATGGCGCAGGTCCTGCATGGCATTTCGGATATTGTGCTTGCCAAGGGCTCGTATGCTCTTGCCAACGCCATTCAGTATGACGTGAGCCACAAGGGGCATTCTGGCGAGACGGTGGACGTTGATTTCCTGATTGAGGATCTCCGAATCATGGTTGTCTTGCTGCGAAACCTGTTGTCGTTTGAGAACACTTGTGTACCTGTTTCTCTAGCCCAGTTTGCCCTTAAGATCCAGGACACTGGGAGCATTCGGTCTCTTCTGTCgctgtactcgtactctcaGGAGATTGATCCCGTCTTTGGCGAGCTGACTCTGCTGTTCCTGCTTGAGTTGCTGCAGAACGATCAGTTGTCCGAGCAGGTGGTTTTGAACGGTCTTGTGGGAGCTCTGACTGAGGCTCCCATCTCTCGAGAGATTCAGAAGGGTAGTCTTCACCAGGGCCGACTGTACTACATCTGGATCCGGGGTATTCTCCCCATCATGCTGACCGTGCTGGTGAGGCTTGGAGGCCGCATTTCGCCGGAAATCACAATGCTGCTGAGCTTCTTCCAGCTGCAAATCGAGACCGCCATCAGAAACCTGATGGAGCCCGTCACCATTTCGCTGTCGTTCGTCGACGagctgcagcagattgTTGTGCTCTTGCAAGTGGTCCCTAACGACCTAAAGGACACCTACAAGCCCATCATTCTGGACGGCATTGCGTACCTGCAGAAGCaccccaagctgctggcGTCGCTGACCACCGTGGGTAACACgcaggagcagcagttgCATGAGGACGTCAACGCCAATGGCATTTCCAAGTTGGTGACCAAGATTCTGGACCGGCTGGCGGAGGTGGCTACTCTGGGGGGAGAGGGAATTGAGGAGTATTAG
- a CDS encoding uncharacterized protein (Compare to YALI0F13541g, highly similar to uniprot|P00817 Saccharomyces cerevisiae YBR011c IPP1 inorganic pyrophosphatase cytoplasmic, similar to Saccharomyces cerevisiae PPA2 (YMR267W); ancestral locus Anc_8.820), translating to MPSHVTRTSSDQVTLPHTTHHRLGQVSQHLTSSSNTSNMSTYTTRSIGAPNTLDYKVYIEKDGKPVSAFHDIPLYANAEKTILNMIVEVPRWTNAKMEISKDLALNPIIQDTKKGKLRFVRNCFPHHGYIHNYGAFPQTWEDPNHVHPETKAKGDNDPLDVCEIGETVGYTGQVKQVKVLGVMALLDEGETDWKIIAIDVKDPLASKVNDIEDVERHLPGLLRATNEWFRIYKIPDGKPENQFAFSGECKNKKYADEVIRECEEAWETLIAGKASDDKGISLENTTLENTPTFTASASIPEGQNLAPAPIDQSIDKWFYISGASV from the coding sequence ATGCCATCACACGTGACGAGGACAAGTTCAGATCAGGTTACCCTACCGCACACCACGCATCATCGTCTTGGCCAGGTCAGCCAGCACTTAACTTCTTCATccaacaccagcaacaTGTCTACCTACACTACCCGGTCCATTGGTGCCCCCAACACTCTCGACTACAAGGTCTACATTGAGAAGGACGGCAAGCCCGTTTCCGCCTTCCACGACATTCCTCTGTACGCCAATGCTGAGAAGACCATTCTCAACATGATTGTCGAGGTTCCTCGATGGACCAACgccaagatggagatcTCCAAGGACCTTGCTCTGAACCCCATCATCCAGGacaccaagaagggcaagcTCCGATTCGTCCGAAACTGCTTCCCCCACCACGGATACATCCACAACTACGGTGCTTTCCCCCAGACCTGGGAGGACCCCAACCACGTCCACCCcgagaccaaggccaagggtGACAACGACCCGCTCGACGTCTGCGAGATCGGTGAGACTGTTGGCTACACTGGCCAGGTCAAGCAGGTCAAGGTCCTCGGTGTCATGGCTCTCCTCGACGAGGGTGAGACTGACTGGAAGATCATCGCCATCGATGTCAAGGACCCTCTTGCCTCCAAGGTCAATGACATTGAGGATGTTGAGCGACACCTGCCCGGTCTTCTGCGAGCCACCAACGAGTGGTTCCGAATCTACAAGATCCCTGACGGAAAGCCCGAGAACCAGTTTGCCTTCTCCGGTGAGTGCAAGAACAAGAAGTACGCCGACGAGGTCATCCGAGAGTGCGAGGAGGCCTGGGAGACCCTCATTGCCGGAAAGGCATCCGACGACAAGGGCATTTCTCTCGAGAACACCACTCTTGAGAACACCCCCACCTTCACTGCCTCTGCTTCCATTCCCGAGGGCCAGAACCTTGCCCCTGCCCCCATTGATCAGAGCATTGACAAGTGGTTCTACAtctctggtgcttctgTCTAA
- a CDS encoding uncharacterized protein (Compare to YALI0F13585g, weakly similar to uniprot|Q12242 Saccharomyces cerevisiae YOR138c), whose product MRTFRKSVVRKTKRLFDHQGTSKKYIDDTTDMSQIQQLIEMGISEDVAKIALRRNDHNVEKALEYIFSHDNIVESDNEVAAPELPPRRDPNADTSGDIEPRDYTREIVPYHQIPHVEETAEEDLIEESREAYVHEPELSYSRFDLSELTANQTVRSLDPPILLPSHAAIDIAPLLTILHAIPQARDALLEGAKDTYEFDPSWRSGTCSKKTSLVEETQKLLAFLDGSTGRGFNTISNLVRCIPSSIASQLSGSSRSSDDSTAVGAFLEQLIMRHENAAKTFRMVATDGEESEPMYNILLGTREPSDTCLTISDGLDLLLWSGLRDGSSTDEVTYLKEIPPVISITCRREDAQSGSGLAVTPKFSPHRYSEAYLDKVKSVHSRAIEAKKESQALFQKRFEMSNFQGVSVTKLLEVAVGHFDDETREGVTELRKLQNQYLDAREEIGLRIDKLEELTDDVDVPPYGPEYNLMGAIISPTEFYYNHHGQWLHVAYLDEAPVSVDSLYAIRPTTVEEVCEHAARGSDQFDAQEVTLLYATSENSDMPCGELPASLKAFLEEDRKHFEALLAEEEAAEAAEAENLIELDAEDSDEQEVGTEDTAEDEAQVQETSQATEAKGPDGLEALEQPQR is encoded by the coding sequence ATGCGCACGTTTCGAAAGTCGGTAGTACGCAAGACAAAACGCCTGTTTGACCACCAGGGGACGTCCAAAAAATACATTGACGACACTACCGACATGTCTCAGATCCAGCAACTGATTGAAATGGGCATCAGCGAGGATGTCGCCAAGATTGCGCTCCGCAGAAACGACCACAACGTGGAGAAGGCCCTCGAATACATTTTTTCGCACGACAACATTGTGGAGAGCGATAACGAGGTGGCTGCGCCCGAGCTACCGCCGCGACGAGACCCCAACGCAGACACCAGCGGAGATATCGAGCCCAGGGACTACACCCGGGAGATTGTGCCTTACCACCAGATTCCACATGTTGAGGAGACGGCTGAGGAGGACCTAATTGAGGAGAGCAGAGAGGCGTACGTACATGAGCCTGAGCTTTCATATTCACGGTTCGATCTCAGTGAATTGACAGCAAACCAGACGGTTAGAAGTTTGGATCCTCCAATCTTGCTACCTTCTCATGCTGCCATCGATATCGCGCCCTTGCTGACGATTTTGCATGCTATTCCACAGGCCAGAGATGCGCTATTGGAGGGTGCAAAGGACACGTACGAGTTTGACCCCAGCTGGCGCTCCGGCACCTGTTCTAAAAAGACGTcgttggtggaggaaaCACAAAAGCTGCTCGCATTTCTCGATGGCAGCACCGGGCGAGgcttcaacaccatctccaATCTCGTCAGATGCATCCCTTCATCTATAGCATCCCAACTCAGCGGCTCGTCTCGATCTAGTGACGACTCTACTGCGGTTGGTGCGTTTTTGGAACAACTCATCATGCGGCATGAGAACGCAGCGAAAACCTTCAGGATGGTGGCTACGGATGGAGAGGAGTCGGAACCTATGTACAACATCTTGCTGGGAACCAGGGAGCCTTCAGACACTTGTCTCACCATTTCCGACGGACTAGATTTGTTGTTATGGAGTGGACTCCGAGATGGATCTTCTACAGACGAAGTGACCTATCTCAAGGAAATCCCACCTGTTATCTCCATCACATGTCGACGTGAAGACGCCCAAAGTGGTTCTGGTCTGGCTGTGACGCCAAAGTTCTCTCCTCATCGGTACTCGGAGGCCTACCTGGACAAGGTCAAGTCGGTGCACAGTCGAGCCAttgaggccaagaaggagtcGCAAGCGCTGTTCCAGAAGCGATTTGAAATGTCAAACTTCCAGGGCGTCAGTGTTACTAAGTTGCTGGAGGTTGCTGTTGGTCATTTCGACGATGAGACCAGGGAGGGAGTCACAGAGCTACGAAAACTCCAGAATCAGTACCTGGATGCTCGAGAGGAGATCGGATTACGAATCGATAAGCTTGAGGAATTGACGGACGATGTGGATGTGCCTCCATATGGGCCTGAATACAATCTCATGGGTGCCATCATTTCCCCAACAGAGTTTTACTACAACCATCATGGACAATGGCTACATGTGGCTTATCTGGACGAAGCTCCCGTATCTGTGGATAGTCTTTATGCAATCCGTCCTACTACGGTAGAGGAGGTTTGTGAGCATGCTGCCCGTGGCTCCGACCAGTTTGATGCCCAGGAAGTGACTCTGTTGTATGCCACCTCCGAGAACAGCGATATGCCTTGTGGGGAACTCCCGGCATCTCTCAAGGCGTTCCTTGAGGAGGATCGGAAGCATTTCGAGGCTCTTCtggcagaggaggaggctgctgaggctgcGGAGGCCGAGAATCTCATCGAGCTAGATGCGGAAGATTCCGATGAGCAGGAAGTTGGGACGGAGGATACGGCCGAGGATGAGGCACAAGTGCAAGAAACGTCGCAAGCCACTGAAGCTAAGGGGCCTGATGGTTTAGAGGCTTTAGAGCAGCCACAGAGATAG
- a CDS encoding uncharacterized protein (Compare to YALI0F13607g, similar to uniprot|P39709 Saccharomyces cerevisiae YAL067c SEO1 suppressor of sulfoxyde ethionine resistance) has product MVWKFLPHLNTPSETDYNNVYQSHPKYAPPVVTAAVSDTDEHSSSEKITAEDSDIVSVALGVTEEKELEYRDEAGRPWWKFFDEYEYRLNKQDRSGQKWFKWFDENDTPAERKLIWKLDILLSCYAFLIYWVKFLDQTNLNNAYVAGLSDDVHFKGNDLVNTQAIFSVGAIVFQLPFMFLLPKVPLHIVLPLLDFCWGIMTLCQYKMNNVGGIQAMRFLVGAFEASLYPALHYLLGSWFKPKEINRRAGFMYLAQFFGVLTSSVIAAGAVKHLDGVNGLEGWRWLFIIDGIITMPIGIIGLWMIPGTPEKCYSIFLSKEEVVLARERLKDHKERTSGEPPKPKYSFGDRGMWKKIFSSWQIYVLCLEGIFCWNNNNGTSGAYLLWLKSLKNSEGEQRYTNSKVNDLGAITPGLGMVWIVLTVGIADLFGSRWGAIVFTQLFNFTGNTILAVWDVPEGAKWFAWMLQYFGWAMAATMYSWLNDICRHDPQVRAIILMIMNMMAQTSTAWISVLVWKTSEAPRYLKGFTFTACSAFCLMIWTMVVLYFYKRDERQHAKENGIVLYNSSTGEGLEHVPETIIEVKPHDEKAAIKSQAVSIHSA; this is encoded by the coding sequence ATGGTCTGGAAGTTCCTTCCCCATCTCAATACTCCGTCGGAAACGGACTACAACAACGTCTACCAGAGCCACCCCAAATACGCTCCTCCGGTGGTAACCGCTGCGGTATCGGACACTGATGAACACAGCAGCTCTGAGAAAATCACCGCCGAGGACTCGGacattgtgtctgtggctctgGGCGTGACCGAGGAAAAAGAGCTCGAGTACCGAGACGAGGCGGGCCGACCCTGGTGGAAGTTCTTTgatgagtacgagtaccgtcTTAATAAGCAGGACCGATCTGGCCAAAAGTGGTTCAAGTGGTTCGACGAAAACGATACTCCTGCCGAGCGAAAACTCATCTGGAAACTCGACATTCTGCTCTCCTGCTACGCCTTTCTCATCTACTGGGTCAAGTTCCTCGACCAGACTAACCTGAACAACGCCTACGTTGCCGGTCTCTCTGACGATGTCCATTTCAAAGGCAATGACCTGGTCAACACTCAGGCCATTTTCTCCGTCGGAGCCATCGTGTTCCAGCTCCCCTTCATGTTTCTGCTCCCCAAGGTCCCTCTCCATATTGTTCTCCCTCTCCTCGACTTCTGCTGGGGTATCATGACTCTGTGTCAGTACAAGATGAACAATGTCGGAGGCATTCAGGCCATGCGATTTCTTGTTGGAGCCTTCGAGGCCTCTCTTTATCCTGCTTTGCATTACCTGCTCGGATCGTGGTTCAAGCCCAAGGAAATCAACCGACGAGCTGGTTTCATGTACCTCGCTCAGTTCTTCGGAGTGCTCACCTCTTCTGTCATCGCCGCTGGAGCCGTCAAGCATCTCGACGGCGTTAACGGGCTTGAGGGATGGAGATGGCTGTTTATCATTGACGGAATCATCACCATGCCCATTGGTATCATCGGTCTGTGGATGATTCCTGGAACCCCCGAGAAGTGCTACTCCATCTTcctgtccaaggaggaagtCGTGCTTGCCCGAGAACGTCTCAAGGACCACAAGGAGCGAACCTCCGGCGAACCCCCCAAGCCAAAGTACTCCTTTGGTGATCGAGGCATGTGGAAAAAGATCTTTTCCTCCTGGCAAATCTACGTGCTCTGTCTCGAGGGCATCTTCTGCTggaacaacaacaacggtACCTCTGGAGCCTACCTTCTGTGGCTCAAGTCTCTCAAAAACTCCGAGGGCGAGCAGCGATACACAAACTCCAAGGTCAACGATCTGGGAGCCATTACCCCCGGTCTTGGTATGGTCTGGATTGTACTCACTGTCGGCATTGCTGATCTTTTCGGATCTCGATGGGGAGCCATTGTCTTCACCCAGCTATTCAACTTCACTGGTAACACGATTCTCGCCGTCTGGGACGTTCCCGAGGGAGCCAAGTGGTTTGCCTGGATGCTCCAGTACTTTGGATGGGCCATGGCAGCCACCATGTACTCCTGGCTCAACGATATCTGTCGTCACGACCCCCAGGTCAGAGCCATCATTCTCATGATCATGAACATGATGGCCCAGACCTCCACTGCTTGGATTTCCGTGCTCGTATGGAAAACCTCGGAGGCTCCTCGATACCTCAAGGGTTTCACTTTTACTGCTTGCTCTGCCTTCTGTCTTATGATCTGGACCATGGTCGTTCTCTACTTCTACAAGCGAGACGAACGACAGCATGCCAAGGAGAACGGTATTGTGCTCTACAACTCGTCTACAGGTGAAGGTCTGGAACATGTGCCTGAGACGATTATCGAGGTGAAACCTCATGACGAGAAGGCCGCAATCAAGAGCCAGGCTGTTTCTATCCACTCTGCCTAA